One Moorella sp. E308F DNA segment encodes these proteins:
- a CDS encoding Fe-S-containing hydro-lyase, translating into MLSITTPLDEATARKLRAGDQVLISGTILTGRDAAHKRMVETLRAGGELPVDLRDQIIYYVGPCPARPGKVIGSAGPTTSGRMDAYAPLLIREKGLRGMIGKGGRSPEVIQAMQQVGAVYFLATGGAGALLARHIKKATVIAYEDLGPEAIYRLEVEEFPVIVGIDSEGNDLYTIGRAKYRRELSP; encoded by the coding sequence GTGCTTAGCATAACGACGCCTCTGGATGAGGCAACGGCCCGGAAGTTAAGGGCCGGGGATCAGGTTTTAATTAGCGGTACTATTTTAACCGGCCGGGATGCGGCCCACAAGCGGATGGTGGAAACCCTCCGGGCCGGCGGCGAGCTGCCCGTCGATCTCCGCGACCAGATTATCTATTACGTCGGCCCCTGCCCGGCCCGGCCCGGTAAAGTGATCGGCTCTGCCGGACCCACTACCAGCGGGCGGATGGATGCCTACGCGCCGTTGCTCATCAGGGAAAAGGGCTTGAGGGGGATGATCGGTAAAGGCGGCCGCAGCCCGGAAGTAATTCAGGCCATGCAGCAAGTCGGGGCCGTCTATTTCCTGGCCACCGGTGGTGCGGGTGCCCTCCTGGCCCGGCACATTAAAAAGGCCACCGTCATTGCCTACGAAGACCTGGGGCCGGAGGCCATCTACCGCCTGGAAGTAGAAGAATTTCCGGTGATTGTGGGTATTGACTCCGAGGGGAATGACTTATATACGATCGGCCGGGCGAAGTATCGCCGGGAGCTTTCGCCTTGA
- a CDS encoding histidine kinase, which yields MSFSLENLIQAVIDGNAVQAREEVKKALTAGVEPAQIISDGFVAAMDVVGERFERNEIYVTDLIITARAIHAGLKELKPFMLAGQVQPVGRAIIGTVQGDIHDIGKNLLGIMLEASGFEVIDLGVNVAPSTFVEAVIKYRPDVLCLSALLSSTRKAMGETIEALQEAGWRGKVKVVVGGTPLNETIAAKMGADGYAPDAATAVQLIKDLIDAGQKRQAVLAPATLDLFFGEGSLEDLQRAFTRMTGLHLVMVDAAGNPLTPLGGFLECSRHCHLLQGSPAKDVDVTTLAGNFKEAFIYRCHAGLVEISYPLANEDGTVGAVLCGHCLLEGDPAPAQLQTAVPVLSIKDLEAVCGLLSFVSGQIMQLNAVLLVNKELEEQRASFIHFLKRQHQLEQALKDAELKVLQSQVSPHFLFNSLNTIARLALFEGAATTEKMVRALARLMRYSLYQVKETVTLAEEVAAVRDYLFIQETRFPDRVRSQVLIEEAVLDARVPCMVLQPLVENAVIHGLEPKEEGGKITVSGRRVGDQVHIEIKDDGIGILPDVQKAIFDLQVRGSGKGQVSGLGIVNVYRRLQHQFGSNCALDVTSTPGKGTCIQLTFPYTI from the coding sequence ATGTCTTTTTCCCTGGAAAATTTGATCCAGGCTGTAATCGACGGCAACGCCGTCCAGGCACGGGAAGAAGTTAAAAAGGCCCTGACCGCCGGGGTAGAACCGGCCCAGATTATTTCCGACGGCTTTGTGGCCGCCATGGATGTGGTGGGAGAAAGGTTTGAACGCAATGAGATTTACGTCACCGACCTGATTATTACCGCCCGGGCCATTCACGCCGGTTTAAAGGAACTCAAGCCTTTTATGCTGGCCGGCCAGGTGCAGCCGGTGGGGCGGGCCATTATCGGTACCGTTCAGGGAGACATCCATGATATCGGCAAAAATTTATTGGGGATAATGCTCGAAGCCTCGGGTTTTGAAGTAATTGACCTGGGCGTCAATGTCGCCCCCAGTACCTTTGTCGAAGCGGTAATTAAATACCGTCCTGACGTCCTGTGCCTGTCAGCCCTCCTTTCTTCTACCCGTAAAGCCATGGGTGAAACCATTGAAGCCCTGCAAGAGGCCGGCTGGCGGGGTAAGGTTAAAGTGGTGGTGGGCGGTACGCCCCTCAATGAGACTATTGCTGCCAAAATGGGGGCCGATGGCTACGCGCCCGATGCTGCCACCGCCGTCCAGCTGATCAAGGACCTGATCGACGCCGGCCAGAAACGCCAGGCGGTCCTGGCGCCGGCTACCCTGGATTTATTCTTTGGGGAAGGTTCCCTGGAAGACCTGCAGCGCGCCTTTACCCGTATGACCGGGCTGCACCTGGTCATGGTGGATGCCGCCGGCAATCCTTTGACCCCCCTGGGAGGCTTCCTGGAATGCTCCCGCCATTGCCATTTACTTCAGGGCAGCCCGGCCAAAGACGTGGATGTTACCACCCTGGCGGGTAATTTTAAAGAAGCTTTTATTTACCGCTGTCATGCCGGCCTGGTGGAAATATCTTATCCCCTGGCCAATGAAGACGGGACTGTGGGAGCCGTCCTCTGCGGCCACTGCCTTTTAGAGGGCGATCCCGCCCCGGCTCAATTGCAGACGGCCGTACCGGTGCTGTCCATAAAGGATCTAGAAGCCGTCTGCGGCCTCCTCTCCTTTGTCTCCGGGCAGATCATGCAGCTCAACGCCGTTTTACTGGTCAATAAAGAACTGGAGGAGCAGCGCGCGAGCTTTATCCACTTCCTGAAAAGGCAGCACCAGCTGGAGCAGGCCCTGAAGGATGCCGAACTCAAAGTCCTCCAGTCCCAGGTCAGTCCCCATTTCTTGTTTAATTCTTTAAATACCATCGCCCGCCTGGCCCTCTTTGAGGGGGCGGCAACTACGGAAAAAATGGTGCGCGCTCTGGCCCGCCTCATGCGCTACAGCCTCTACCAGGTCAAAGAAACGGTGACTCTGGCCGAGGAGGTAGCTGCCGTGCGCGACTACCTCTTTATCCAGGAGACGCGTTTTCCGGACCGGGTCCGGAGTCAGGTACTGATAGAGGAGGCTGTCCTGGATGCTCGGGTGCCCTGCATGGTCCTGCAGCCCCTGGTGGAAAACGCTGTCATCCACGGCCTGGAGCCCAAGGAGGAGGGCGGGAAAATTACCGTTTCCGGCCGCCGGGTGGGGGACCAGGTGCATATAGAAATAAAGGATGACGGCATTGGCATTCTTCCTGACGTCCAGAAGGCCATTTTTGACCTCCAGGTACGGGGCAGCGGCAAGGGCCAGGTCAGCGGGCTGGGGATTGTCAATGTCTACCGGCGCCTGCAGCATCAATTCGGCAGCAACTGCGCCCTGGATGTTACCAGCACGCCGGGAAAAGGGACTTGCATTCAGCTTACTTTTCCATATACAATTTGA
- a CDS encoding methyltetrahydrofolate cobalamin methyltransferase, translated as MLVVGELINSSRKAVAQAIANRDKEYIQDLARKQVEAGAHIVDVNCGTSIGEEDKVMTWLVNIVQEVVDVPLCIDSPSAEALAAGLAAHKGRAMINSITAEKQRWEEVLPLVQKYKARVIALCMDDGGMPESVADRLRVAGKLVPGLLEAGIPEDDIYLDPLIKPLGVNSQYGVEALDAVAALKEKYPKVHIICGLSNVSFGLPERRLLNRAFMVMCLTRGMDAFILDPLDTPLMGLLKAATALAGQDEYCLEYIAAARAGKIKA; from the coding sequence ATGCTGGTTGTCGGTGAGCTAATAAATTCCAGTCGTAAAGCTGTAGCCCAGGCCATTGCCAACCGTGATAAGGAATACATCCAGGACCTGGCCAGGAAGCAGGTTGAGGCCGGAGCCCACATTGTTGACGTCAACTGTGGGACAAGCATCGGTGAAGAAGACAAAGTGATGACCTGGCTGGTCAATATAGTCCAGGAAGTCGTCGACGTACCCTTATGTATCGACAGTCCCAGCGCCGAAGCTCTGGCCGCTGGCCTGGCGGCCCATAAAGGCCGGGCCATGATCAATTCCATCACTGCAGAGAAGCAGCGCTGGGAGGAAGTTTTGCCCCTGGTGCAGAAATATAAAGCCAGGGTCATTGCCCTCTGCATGGACGACGGCGGCATGCCGGAATCAGTGGCCGACCGCTTGCGGGTAGCCGGCAAGCTGGTACCAGGGCTTTTAGAGGCCGGGATACCGGAAGACGATATATACCTGGATCCCCTGATCAAACCCCTGGGGGTTAACAGTCAGTACGGCGTTGAAGCTCTTGACGCGGTGGCGGCATTAAAGGAAAAGTATCCCAAAGTTCATATCATCTGCGGCCTTTCCAATGTTTCTTTTGGTTTACCGGAGCGCCGGCTTTTAAACCGGGCTTTTATGGTTATGTGCTTAACTAGGGGGATGGATGCCTTTATTCTTGATCCCCTGGATACGCCCCTGATGGGTCTTTTGAAAGCGGCTACAGCCCTGGCCGGCCAGGATGAATACTGCCTGGAATATATTGCCGCCGCTCGCGCGGGGAAAATTAAAGCTTAA
- a CDS encoding corrinoid protein, with protein MAVLEEIKEALMAGNANKVKELTQKALDEGIAPTTIINDGLIAAMNIIGVKFKNNEVYVPEVLVAARAMHAGMDVVKPLLAGDALEDKGTFVIGTVKGDLHDIGKNLVIMMMEGAGFKVVDLGIDVPVEKFVQAVEEHKPQLVGISALLTSTMMQMKKTVEGLAAYRDKIKIMVGGAPVTQKFADEIGADGYAPDAASAVDLARQLLAS; from the coding sequence GTGGCAGTCCTGGAGGAAATTAAAGAAGCCTTGATGGCCGGCAACGCCAACAAGGTCAAGGAGCTGACCCAGAAGGCCCTGGATGAGGGCATTGCTCCCACCACCATTATTAACGACGGCCTGATTGCAGCCATGAATATCATTGGCGTCAAGTTTAAGAACAATGAAGTTTACGTGCCTGAGGTCTTGGTGGCGGCCCGGGCCATGCATGCCGGTATGGATGTGGTCAAACCCCTGCTTGCAGGTGACGCCCTGGAGGATAAAGGAACCTTCGTCATCGGTACGGTTAAGGGCGACCTCCACGATATCGGCAAGAACCTGGTCATCATGATGATGGAAGGTGCCGGCTTCAAGGTAGTTGACCTGGGTATCGACGTGCCGGTAGAGAAATTTGTCCAGGCGGTAGAAGAGCACAAACCGCAGCTGGTCGGCATTTCGGCCCTGCTGACATCCACCATGATGCAGATGAAGAAAACTGTCGAGGGCCTGGCGGCTTACCGCGATAAAATCAAGATTATGGTCGGCGGCGCTCCAGTAACCCAAAAATTTGCCGATGAAATCGGAGCCGACGGCTATGCTCCCGATGCTGCCTCGGCTGTAGATCTTGCCCGCCAGCTGCTGGCGTCATAG